Part of the Engraulis encrasicolus isolate BLACKSEA-1 chromosome 1, IST_EnEncr_1.0, whole genome shotgun sequence genome, AGCTCCTTGGAGTCACGTAGCTTATCACTGCCGCTATCCAAATAACGCAAGGCCAGTGGACCCAGCCTCTGATACAGAGGGGAcccaatcagggctctaaattaacgtttttcatcactagccaaaattgctagtagatgttaatctcactagccagaTACAGttactaatgggtgaaagtggctagtaagttggtcttttctaccagccaaactgaaatttcaccagcatttggccggttggctggtgttaatttagagccctggatacagTTACATAAGACATGGAGACCCagcagtccaactgccgctatccaaataacgcaaggccagtggacccagcctctgatacagaggggacccagtggcAAAGCAAGACGACAAGGAGACCCCGGCAGACTAACTAACGCTATCCAAATAACGCAAGGCCAGAGGACCCAACCTCTGATACAGAGGGGACCCTGTTACAGTGAGACATGGAGACCCCGGCAGactaactgccgctatccaaccaaaggagacccggcagtccaactacAGTACCACCATCCAAATgactctggtacagaggggacccagtgacgAAGCAAGAGATGGGGACCTGGCAGTCTAACCGCCACTATCCAAACAGTACAATATCAATGGACCCAACCTCcagtacagaggggacccagttacAGTGACACATGGACACCCGGCAatccaactgccgctatccaaataacgcaaggtcagtggacccagcctctggtgCAGAGGGGACCCAGTGGCCAAGCTAGACGACAAGGAGACCGCCGCTATCCACAAAGTACAAGGCCAGCGAACCCAGCCTCtgatacagaggggacccagtaggggtgggcgatatggcaaaaatgttgtatcacgattttttaacatgaaatcacgatttcgatattttatcacgatcttccatccaaaaaaataaaaacaacaaaaaaaaactttcatacttgcaatttgtaatttgcagtcaataaaatgttaacacactgatgatactctcataaagtgtacaattggaataaaataatgtaaagaataaagtgaagacaacaacacaagtgagaaaacgtcactctgatactgataataaacatcctcagtgcaagacgatctatacgatttctccactttggcagattcgagacgatattttactcaatatcgcgattcacgatataatatcgtcatatcgcccacccctaggaccCAGTGGCCAAGCTAGACGACAAGGAGACCGCCGCTATCCACAAAGTACAAGGCCAGCGAACCCAGCCTCtgatacagaggggacccagggTCACAAGAAaacaaggagacccggcagtccaactgccgctatgCAAGCCAATGTATGTACTATAgaactgctggtgtgtgagggcttttatcattgattaaatcataaataaaaaaaatgattgttctacgaatagcaaatatgtcaccatctctcattgaccttcattgtttttcattgttttgCTTTCCACGATGACaacgaccctaaacatacacgtaaggccaaagttgattttctgaggAGGTGAGAGTAATTCAGTGATTAagaatgacacccgatctgcgtatctGAAGAGTTTTGAGGTGActcatctgctcattttcacattatgttcgatagacgacaacacttttgtcttgtgaaaatctgccctgtctgtgttcattaaagggtcaatctttctttggtgcatgaaatttactTTTGTACATAAGActtcatttgggagggttgtagcttccatatgagtgacttctgaagccaagtgattaattgaaagtcagattattagctgttattccaaacagatgcagacgacaaaacttttggagacgACTGTAGTTAAACCATGGCTGAActatagtcaatcaatggttaaaccatagtcgcaaaccatgctcaaaaaacgtgacaactatgagttgtaactaaaaaccatggttcagttgcatagtaaaaccatggtccgtTTTCGTAAGGGTGAAGCTTGATATTCCGAACAATTTCAAAATGCCAACATTGAATATATCCAACAGATTCATGATCATTGAGTTGTCCTAATATTCTAACTAGTTCAATATTCTTGTGCAtacatgtaaataaaaagtaggcctattcagtcATCTCTGACTGCTAAGGCATATCCCCGAAACGTGATGCTTCCAGTTCCCCATCATTCCCACCACTTCCGTCGAACAAATTTATAAAATTATATCTTAACAATGCCTTAGAAGCATCAATAAATCCCATAAATATTGTAAAGCCATGCTTTCTGTAGGACTCTTTCTTTCATGGAATATACTATAtccaatttttttaaattatgtaatatatgtacgatatatacataatatatatttaatatatatatatacacacagatcAATGtcatgcataggcttaaaaccaaacaactattgtgaaaacaaagctaaaaaatttaggcaaatccatccacccaatcagaagttatgggccaaacagaaattcagccatcttgaacgtgttggcctccaaaatcttaaAATTTCATGACCCTACCCTAGAGCAGTAACACAACGAATCTGGaaccaatccatccatccattcaaacGTTATCtaaaattctgccatcttgaattcagccatcttgaaagtgttgacctccaaagtctaatcagttcatgaacctgccccaGATAATAGCCGCAACACACTGAATCTGGAACAAATCCATTCCTCTGTTCAAAAGTTACCCAAAGTTCAGCCTCCAAAACCTAATCAATTCATCAACCAACCCTAGAACATTTACACACTGAATCTggaacaaatccatccatcctttcaaAAGTTATCACGTTAACACGAAAAATCTTACGCCACGGGGACGTGAATATGGTGGTGAcggcacacacaaaacatttgcaCCGTCTATGCTCTGTGTGTCAGGGATATACGTAACTGTCTTTCAAACTATTTTTTATCTTCCCTTTCAACttttaatataaataaatcaCATCACCTGttaactttttactttttactatTAATTTAATTTTTACTTCTGATTTCTAGTGTCAGTTGGCAGAATTAAACTAAAATGGTACAGGCATGGTACAAATGGTATGGTGTCATTATAAAGGTAAATGCATTGACTAAAACAGTCCCATTGCGAGCAAAATAGAGTGTAGCTGTTGAATTTTCACATTGcaaatgtattatattacataatgagCCTACTTAAAAGGTAGGACTCACAGTTGCCCCCCACCCTGTCAGCCACAATAGTGAATGTTCCACATGGCACATGGCTTTTAAATCACTCCTTACACCTTTTTGGAACTTTTTCAGTTTGTAAAGGACTGTcaatgtttttggttttttttaatcTACAAAACCCTGGTGCTCTTAACCGGCTCTGTGCAGGATTAATGTTTTTAGGGAAGGTCCTAATGAATGGAACACTATTGTGAAATAGCAAATGGTCTCCATCATGAAATTACATTATCAGCATCTTCCCTTGTTCAGATCCATGAGAAGTGTCCAACAGCAACAGAGCTGATGAAGTCATGGAGGAAGAAGCAAACATGGCCTCTGCATCAAACAAAGGTGTGTAACTATTTAGACTCATGATAAACCAAATCAGTTCAGTTCACAATTGTATTTCCACAACTGCACATTAGCATGGCAACATGGGACATTGGCAATAAAATGTCATAAAAACTTTCTTTCAAGACGTTTCCCGAGATCAGCTGTCTACAGTTCGCCCTGAGCTAATCAAAAGAACAACTGGAGCTGTTCTCAAAGGTCTCTTGGATAAACTTCAAGCCCACAGCCCTCCTGTGATAAATaatgaagaggcaggagagatccTGCAGAGATCCAGTGTGGAGCAGGACCAAGTCAGGTCCCTGGTTGACGTGGTGGTTAAGAAGGGAAACAAAGCATGTGAAATTTTGCTATCGTACCTTAAAGAACTGGACATATATCTCTACCAAGACCTTGACATGTAAgaacaatgttattttggtgcATTAGTGATGTGTATGTTTGTAAAATACTGTGATCAAATGTCAGCCCGGTACAAGTACATTAAAATATATACTGAATATATTATATGaatagtatatatagtatatatactgtatatacacctaTATATTCTTATGTTATATGTTTTTCATACATGTAGCACATTACATGAGCCTACTGACCTCTTACTTGTTGCATTTCCCCCAGAGCTCCACTCACTGACCAAGGACGAGATGGTGAGCAAATTATAGCTATTTCCTCCCTTGTGTAAATCGTGACATTCAGCATAGCACCTTAGGGAATCCTTCCTGAGGGAAATGCAAGGGAAATTTAGCAAACATTTTAGCAAATCATACTTACTAAATAATATTTTGTATTCATTCACATTGATTAAACAAATTACAACAAGGAACAACCTGCTCTTGTTTTCATGACTGCAATATGCTGCTTCCCTATCCTTTCTCTTTAGGGACAGAGATGTCTTTACTGAAACAAACTGTTCAGTCCATCTTCAGAGAGAAGTTTCTTCTCATAGCTCAAGATCTGGAAACAGGGAAGAAACAAAAACTGCAGGACATCTTCACTGACCTTTGTATCATAGAAGGTCCCAGAGGCGTCAACGATGAACATGAATTGTCAGGAATGCGACCAAGACTGAATGAGACCAGGACCACCTCTACGAACATCAAGACAGTCAAGTTGTCCGATATATTTTCTGACCACTATGTCACGGGAAAACCTGTCAAAAAGGTCTTGACCCTGGGAATAGCAGGATCAGGGAAAACATTTGCCGTGCAAAAGTTTGTTTTGGACTGGGCAGAGGAAACTCAAAACCAAAATATACACCTGGTTTTTGTGCTTCCTTTTAGACAATTAAACATGCACACTGACAAAGATTACAGCCTTTTTGACCTTCTGCAGAAACTGTACCCCGACTGTGAAGAGCTAATCAAAGCCTTTGGAAACAGAAAAGATTTAATTCTTTTCATCTTAGATGGTCTGGATGAGAGCAGACTGGAACTCTTCAAAACGTCCACCAGTGACCCAACGAAAAAAACCTCAATTGCAGAGCTTATTACAAGTCTGATCACAGGTGACCTGCTATCATCTGCACTTATCTGGGTGACATCAAGACCTGCAGCTGCCAACAAAAAACTGCAAGATCGCTTTGACCTTGTGACAGAAATTCAAGGTTTCAGTGAACGCCAAAGAGAGGAGTATTTTGAAAGGGTCATCCCAGGGAGGGCTGAAGAAATCATAGCACACCTGAAATCAAAAAGAAGCCTCTTCATAATGTGCCATATTCCAGTTTTCTGTCATATCACAGCAGTTGTGCTTGGTGGAGATAAAGGAGAGTCGTGCCTCTCCAGCAAGGAGACACAACTGAGCAGGAAAAAGCCAGAACATCATCAAGGGATGCCTAAAACCTTAACGGAAATGTATGCTCGCTACTGTGTTCTTCAAATCAGAAGAATGAATGATAAGTACTTCAAGGAAGAAGACGAGATGTGTGCGGAGGACAAAGGGGCCCTCCTCATTAAACTTGGCAAACTGGCATTCAAATATTTGGAGAAAGACACTCTAATATTTTACAAGAAGGACCTGCATGAATGTGACATTGATGTGGAATCGGGAGCATTGCAGGCAGGACTTTGTACGCAGATCTTCAAAAAGGAAAACGCGGAATGTGGAGAAAGCATGTTCAGTTTTGTACACCTCAGTGTGCAGGAATTCCTGGCAGCGCTTTACATGATCCACATGCATGCAACTGGCCAGACTAATCTCTTCATCACTACTTCCATGCAAAAGTTCAAGTGGTGGTTCAACAAGTCGAGGTTCAACCTCTACAAGGTTTGTCTGAAAAAGGCACTACAGAGTCAGAATGGAAATTTTGATCTTTTTGTGCGCTTCCTTCTTGGACTGGCTCCGTTATTGGAACCAGAAATCAAGCCCCCCCTGGATGCAATTCTACCACATCTGTCAAAGGATGTCAAGGAAATGAGCATCACCAAAACAGTTGATTACATCAAACGGCAGATCAACAAGACAAACTCATCAGCACGGATCATCAACCTATTCCATTGCTTGAATGAGCTTGGGGACAACTCGATGGTTGAAGAGATTGACAGGTAGCCTACTTGatcaaataaaatgtaaaatttattttagaatctattttttattttttacttaaaggagaaatccagtgtaaaatggcttaaacagagttaaaacatgatgctgagggctaactCTGGCCACATACCTTTCCTCCATACATGCGCTGCATTGCGAATTCTATTCATTAGCCAGAATTCCAAGAGCTAGTTGAAATTCAACTTTGGCTAAGGTCcaccctaaagtgctttttgaccaatcacagcgcagcaaaaggacgaacACGGACAAACCTCGGatagttttgacagcgctccattgaactcaatgctgaaattgcatgttttcaagtagcctagggTTTAGCAAGacattacggtcatattattattaaaatatgattggaaattgtgcctggggtatttgtgacaaaggtgcaagtttccccgcgatgttaCAGGAGGTAATCCTCTTTACCTAAAAATTGACTAATATTACGTGCAGTTGAATAGTCTGGCTTGgaggtctcggcatcctcactcgactagaaagcgcaCGGATCaacaaacatactttgtgtgctccaatcatgccaccatctcacacgtgtaaattaatgaagaaacagcactAGCAAAGTTAACTGTCAGTCAtgtcaggattgttttgactagcagctgatggacgttattttcTTGAGCTACTGAAgacataaacgccaaacgttaatgttacacattgatgtggtacCTTTGAAGATGACAACATCCATCACGTTGGGTGATTTCGTCCAACAACTACAGTTTGACCCAGGGACATATAGGCTACGCGAGTTAGCACCATGGTGCCACTGGTTACAATAGGCTATGCCTATCGATACCAGGGTGAGAATTTGAGATCCCACAACAGCtaaacaactgtgatgcatgacagttcaggaaataaaaaTTATGAAGAGGAGTGTTTTTTATCTATTAGGAGTGAACAACTGCTGCTATAGGCAGTCACTGCATTAATCACGTTGATATCACAGCatagaaagtttatctgtccgacctagcaactgtaacccaagagggcggggcttagccaaaggctaatttggcttctgctgtgatggCCCGGCACCGAATTAGATATCgtaataaa contains:
- the LOC134458304 gene encoding protein NLRC3-like, which gives rise to MASASNKDVSRDQLSTVRPELIKRTTGAVLKGLLDKLQAHSPPVINNEEAGEILQRSSVEQDQVRSLVDVVVKKGNKACEILLSYLKELDIYLYQDLDIAPLTDQGRDGTEMSLLKQTVQSIFREKFLLIAQDLETGKKQKLQDIFTDLCIIEGPRGVNDEHELSGMRPRLNETRTTSTNIKTVKLSDIFSDHYVTGKPVKKVLTLGIAGSGKTFAVQKFVLDWAEETQNQNIHLVFVLPFRQLNMHTDKDYSLFDLLQKLYPDCEELIKAFGNRKDLILFILDGLDESRLELFKTSTSDPTKKTSIAELITSLITGDLLSSALIWVTSRPAAANKKLQDRFDLVTEIQGFSERQREEYFERVIPGRAEEIIAHLKSKRSLFIMCHIPVFCHITAVVLGGDKGESCLSSKETQLSRKKPEHHQGMPKTLTEMYARYCVLQIRRMNDKYFKEEDEMCAEDKGALLIKLGKLAFKYLEKDTLIFYKKDLHECDIDVESGALQAGLCTQIFKKENAECGESMFSFVHLSVQEFLAALYMIHMHATGQTNLFITTSMQKFKWWFNKSRFNLYKVCLKKALQSQNGNFDLFVRFLLGLAPLLEPEIKPPLDAILPHLSKDVKEMSITKTVDYIKRQINKTNSSARIINLFHCLNELGDNSMVEEIDRYMSSSAEKNLTPVQCSALAYLLLMSAEVLEEFDLKKYLRSEEGLYRMLPVICISQQVLLNQCHLSKESCVLLASTVQGLHSNLQKLDMSDNDLQDEGVELLCEGLKAPQCKLVTLRLNQCHVSKASCGMLASALQVSHSNLQKLDMSDNLLQDEGVELLCEGLKVPQCKLVKLRLSFCLISEKGCAFLAAALTSNPSHLKEMDLSYNHPGEVGLKVLSARLEDPQCKLELLNTQHCGKIRLTADVRRYAFDVTLDPNTAHMLLSLSEGNRKVTRVGKEQPYPDHPDRFDSLSQVLCREGLSGRCYWEAEWSGDDGIHIGVAYKSIERKGYSGDVILGQNTKSWSLQCSTVSYYVWHNKKRTDITAPSSRSSRVGVYLDWPAGTVSFYSVSSDTLTHLHTFHSTFTEPLYPGFWVWERSSMSLCQIT